AGCGGGCGAAAGCAGGGAACAAGCGTAGCCGAAGCACCGAGCAACGCTATGACCACCATAGGGACAAGTGATTGGATATATCGAGAACCATTCTCAATAATTCGCTTGAGCCCCACGGAGTATCCGCCATGCACGCAAACAAAACGGGCCGTCATCCGGCCCGTTCAATACAAAAGATCATTGGCTATGCCATTCTCGTCGCCGGCTGGGGCGGCTGGCTGATCAGCCTTTGAGCGCATCCGCTGGGCGCACCTCCAGTACTTCGCTGGCGCCGGCCAATTCGGCAGGCTCGTCGTCCTCCACTTCGTCCGGCACCACCAGCGTCGCGACCGGCGCGGACGTTTCCGCAATCCGCGTACTGGCCCAGCTGCGCAGCAGCGTGTAGCTGACCGCCAACAGCGTGGGGCCAAGGAACACCCCCAGCATCCCCCATGCCAACGCTCCCCCCAACACCCCGAGCAGGATCAGCGCGAACGGCAGGTTGCTCTCCTTGCCGATCACCAAGGGCTTGACCACGTTGTCCGCCGACGCCACCACCGCCACCATCCAGATCGCCAGGAAGATCGCCCAGCCGGTCTGGCCATGCATATGCAGCCACAGCGCTACCGGCAGCCCCAGCAGGCTGGGCCCACCCGGCACCAGCGACAGGAAGGCGCACACCAACCCGAATGCCGCTGCATTCGGCACACCGGCCAACCAGAACGCAAACCAGGCCAGCGCCGCCTGGACCAAGGCCGTGCCAATGAAGCCATAAACCACACCGCGTACGGTGCCGCCGGCCAGCTTCATCAGATCCTGCGCCCGCTCGCCGCCGATGCGGTGCAATGCGCGCATCAGCCACTGCACGATCTCGTGCCCGCTCACGTAAAGGAAGAACGACAGGAACAGGCTGAGGATCAGCAGCAGCAGCCCGCTGCCAATGGCCTTGCCGAACACCAGCAGGAAGGCGCCCAGCGGCTTCAACCACTCGCGGATCTGGTTCAGCGTCTGCGGATCGCCAGCAGACAGCTCGGCCCAGAAGGTGGCGAGCTTGACCCCGACCCACGGCAAACGGGTCAGCCAAACCGGTAACGGCGGCAACCCGGCGGCGATATGTTCATGCAGCCACAGCGAAATCTCGTCGACATTGGTCGCCAGCTCCACCCCGGCGAATACCAACGGCACCAGGATCAGCGAGGCGAACAGCCCCAACAACACGACGGCGGCCAGCGTGCGACTGCCCCATAACCAGCCCGCCAAGCGCAGGAACGGTTGCCAGGTGGCAAACACCAGGATACCGGCCCAGGCCAGCGCCGCGATAAACGGCGCCATCACCTGATACGACAACGCCAGCAACGCTACGACCACACCCGCAGCAATCGCTGGCTCTATCCAGCGCGTATAGCTATTCATCTCGCCCTTCCCCCAAACTTTCATGATGTGTCGCAGCATTCTAATGCGCGTGTCTGGCAAAAGCATGGCAGCGCGATGGCGGGGCTCAATGCGGGCTCCAC
This region of Chitinolyticbacter meiyuanensis genomic DNA includes:
- a CDS encoding AI-2E family transporter, with amino-acid sequence MNSYTRWIEPAIAAGVVVALLALSYQVMAPFIAALAWAGILVFATWQPFLRLAGWLWGSRTLAAVVLLGLFASLILVPLVFAGVELATNVDEISLWLHEHIAAGLPPLPVWLTRLPWVGVKLATFWAELSAGDPQTLNQIREWLKPLGAFLLVFGKAIGSGLLLLILSLFLSFFLYVSGHEIVQWLMRALHRIGGERAQDLMKLAGGTVRGVVYGFIGTALVQAALAWFAFWLAGVPNAAAFGLVCAFLSLVPGGPSLLGLPVALWLHMHGQTGWAIFLAIWMVAVVASADNVVKPLVIGKESNLPFALILLGVLGGALAWGMLGVFLGPTLLAVSYTLLRSWASTRIAETSAPVATLVVPDEVEDDEPAELAGASEVLEVRPADALKG